The Solanum lycopersicum chromosome 9, SLM_r2.1 genome window below encodes:
- the LOC138338462 gene encoding uncharacterized mitochondrial protein AtMg00810-like, giving the protein MVEFDISDFGMMYYFLGLEVNQYADGIFVSQKKYVQYNLHRFLMENNNTMSTTMENGLKLVNEPEGRKVDISLYKQIIGSLMYFIATRPNALHNASLISIFMYSPRELHLQDAKRIMQYLNGTNDHGILYYMRVD; this is encoded by the coding sequence ATGGTTGAGTTTGACATTTCTGATTTTGGTATGATGTATTATTTTCTTGGTTTAGAGGTGAATCAATATGCTGATGGTATTTTTGtttctcaaaagaaatatgTGCAATATAATCTGCACAGATTCCTCATGGAAAATAACAACACTATGAGCACAACAATGGAGAATGGTCTGAAGCTCGTCAATGAACCTGAAGGGAGAAAAGTGGACATATCTTTATACAAGCAAATCATTGGAAGCTTGATGTACTTTATCGCAACAAGGCCTAATGCTTTGCACAATGCAAGTCTCATTAGCATATTCATGTATAGTCCAAGAGAATTGCATTTACAAGATGCCAAAAGGATCATGCAGTACTTGAATGGTACCAATGACCATGGCATACTTTATTATATGAGAGTAGATTGA